A single Methanofastidiosum sp. DNA region contains:
- a CDS encoding phospholipase D-like domain-containing protein, with protein sequence MKIRWLGAAGEVGRSCVEVDIDGRIFIFDCGVKLSGEGMYPDLSDVNISAIEAIIISHAHLDHSGYAPRFYSLGYNGPIYFTKPTMDLALLIQKDFIKVQELQGEKVPYYQEDIRKEIARAVALNYEEKVYINDDISLTFYDAGHILGAAQICLDTPYGRIVYTGDIGSDVRTLNPVKKGIPGVDYLILESTYGMRSDTHPPIEQREKDLIRIIKETKKKKGNVLIPVFAIDRAQNIMMILKEAKERGEVSQPIYLEGMLVKANDIYDNYPNWMNQKMINLFKKENPFNSTIFREVWNRKKIIQSPEPVIVVTTAGMMSGGPVIDYFKSWAPDEKNTLLLVGYQVEETFGRQILDGLREFKDEDGKLRKIKSRVEWIEFSAHASHPDLIDYVSSFKEPPKKVFLNHGDPKKLIELWEEISKITECVVADPGVYYTLGQAAEVEEISSKKVTYEKLPPLESPFELIFTTPQDKIIKDRSINLIENTQNELLISGYLDDSIVSFIIDVVKKGAKVRVIFRHITRPGNKKAFKILKKNGAEVRVNRECHARFLVSDDREALISSSDLTRDSFYDHFEAGIITNDKATIKKTKDFFYKMWDQSIEGYLKD encoded by the coding sequence ATGAAGATTAGATGGTTAGGCGCTGCTGGCGAGGTCGGAAGATCTTGCGTTGAAGTTGATATTGATGGACGAATATTTATTTTTGATTGCGGAGTAAAGCTTTCTGGGGAAGGAATGTATCCTGATTTATCGGATGTTAACATATCCGCAATTGAAGCTATTATTATATCTCACGCACATCTTGACCATTCTGGATATGCACCCCGTTTTTATTCTCTTGGATATAACGGCCCCATATACTTTACTAAGCCAACTATGGACCTGGCACTTTTAATCCAGAAAGATTTTATCAAAGTCCAAGAGCTTCAGGGAGAAAAAGTTCCTTATTATCAAGAAGATATAAGAAAAGAGATCGCTAGAGCAGTAGCTCTAAACTATGAAGAAAAGGTCTACATAAATGATGACATATCCCTTACTTTTTATGATGCCGGCCATATATTGGGCGCGGCTCAAATATGTCTTGACACACCTTACGGAAGAATTGTCTATACAGGGGATATCGGCTCCGATGTTAGAACTTTAAATCCAGTTAAAAAAGGAATACCCGGAGTGGACTACCTAATACTAGAATCAACTTATGGAATGAGAAGTGACACACACCCACCAATAGAACAGAGAGAAAAGGACCTCATCCGAATAATTAAGGAAACAAAAAAGAAGAAAGGAAATGTCTTGATACCTGTTTTTGCAATAGACAGAGCCCAAAATATAATGATGATTCTAAAAGAGGCAAAGGAAAGGGGCGAGGTATCGCAGCCCATATACCTTGAGGGCATGCTTGTCAAAGCAAATGACATCTACGACAACTACCCCAACTGGATGAATCAAAAGATGATAAATCTCTTCAAAAAAGAAAATCCTTTCAACAGCACAATTTTTAGAGAGGTGTGGAACAGGAAGAAAATAATTCAGTCACCTGAGCCGGTAATAGTCGTTACTACTGCGGGAATGATGTCGGGGGGTCCAGTTATTGATTATTTTAAATCATGGGCACCTGATGAAAAAAACACACTTTTATTAGTTGGTTACCAGGTTGAAGAAACTTTTGGCAGACAAATTTTAGATGGATTAAGAGAATTTAAAGATGAGGATGGAAAACTAAGAAAGATTAAGTCGAGGGTAGAATGGATTGAATTCTCTGCCCATGCTTCCCATCCAGATCTAATCGATTATGTTTCATCATTTAAAGAACCACCAAAAAAAGTATTTTTAAATCATGGCGATCCTAAAAAACTAATAGAGTTGTGGGAAGAAATCAGTAAGATTACTGAATGTGTAGTAGCAGACCCCGGAGTCTATTATACTTTAGGCCAGGCCGCTGAAGTTGAAGAAATATCATCTAAGAAAGTTACTTACGAAAAATTACCGCCTTTGGAATCTCCTTTTGAATTAATCTTCACCACCCCCCAAGACAAAATTATAAAAGATAGATCCATTAATCTCATAGAAAACACTCAAAATGAGCTTCTTATTTCAGGGTATCTCGATGATTCCATTGTATCTTTTATAATAGATGTTGTGAAAAAGGGTGCAAAAGTAAGAGTGATATTCAGACACATTACAAGGCCAGGCAATAAAAAGGCGTTCAAAATATTAAAGAAAAATGGCGCAGAGGTCAGAGTAAATAGGGAATGCCATGCTAGATTCTTAGTTTCTGATGATAGAGAGGCGTTGATTTCTTCCTCAGATCTAACAAGAGACAGCTTCTATGATCACTTTGAAGCAGGAATAATAACTAACGACAAGGCCACAATAAAGAAAACAAAGGATTTCTTTTACAAGATGTGGGATCAAAGCATCGAGGGCTATCTAAAGGATTAA
- a CDS encoding MogA/MoaB family molybdenum cofactor biosynthesis protein: MSSEKHKSTAPKSLNYGIITISDSCYKGAAEDKSGNHIKEKLSKNNIVVKTAIVPDEKELIEKALYDMLPDVDCIVTTGGTGITKRDITIQTLRPHFNKEIPGFGEIFRYLSFREISYPGIISGAICGTIDEKVIFCLPGSLNAVKLGTDIILSEAAHMIKHLRD, from the coding sequence ATGTCATCTGAAAAACACAAAAGTACCGCCCCAAAGAGCCTGAATTACGGGATAATCACCATATCAGACTCCTGTTATAAAGGAGCGGCCGAGGACAAATCAGGTAATCACATAAAAGAGAAGTTATCCAAGAACAATATAGTGGTAAAGACTGCCATCGTTCCAGACGAGAAGGAGCTTATAGAAAAGGCTTTGTATGATATGCTCCCTGATGTTGATTGCATTGTTACAACAGGCGGGACGGGGATAACAAAAAGAGACATTACAATACAGACCCTAAGGCCGCATTTTAACAAAGAGATACCTGGTTTCGGCGAGATATTTAGGTACTTAAGCTTTAGGGAAATAAGTTACCCCGGAATTATATCTGGAGCCATCTGTGGCACAATTGATGAAAAAGTTATATTCTGCCTTCCTGGGAGCCTTAATGCGGTAAAACTTGGAACAGACATTATTCTTTCTGAAGCAGCGCATATGATAAAACATCTGAGGGACTAA
- the moaC gene encoding cyclic pyranopterin monophosphate synthase MoaC — protein MFSHLSDKGVKMVDITSKDVTVRTAVAEGKIELKKETIRLIRENKITKGSVLTTAQIAAIQAVKRTPALIPLCHGLPINKVDIDFEIYEDSIKAICMVKTESKTGVEMEALTGVSVALLTIWDMVKSNEKDTLGQYPSTEVYGIRVLKKEK, from the coding sequence ATGTTTTCACATTTATCCGATAAAGGGGTAAAAATGGTGGATATAACATCGAAGGATGTAACAGTTAGGACAGCAGTTGCCGAGGGAAAAATAGAGCTAAAGAAAGAAACTATCCGGTTAATAAGAGAGAATAAGATAACTAAGGGAAGCGTCCTGACGACGGCGCAGATTGCAGCAATCCAAGCTGTGAAGAGAACGCCTGCCTTAATCCCGCTATGCCACGGGCTTCCTATAAATAAGGTTGATATCGATTTTGAGATCTATGAGGATTCTATAAAGGCTATATGTATGGTAAAGACTGAGTCCAAGACAGGAGTCGAGATGGAGGCACTTACCGGAGTTTCTGTGGCGCTTCTGACAATATGGGACATGGTGAAATCGAACGAAAAGGACACTTTGGGCCAGTACCCCTCGACTGAGGTATATGGCATAAGAGTTCTAAAAAAGGAGAAGTGA
- a CDS encoding CHASE4 domain-containing protein: protein MNLHRKSRLIISLMVIVSTILVSLFSGLFIMGTSNEIENDAITKEIEKTVKIINYEILNLDSTTIDWAFWDDTYYFAIDKNNDYVANNLMDDTFSYLEINFFIILGTDGKIIYKKAYDLAEEKEIDFPISLENSISNNETFLLTKSDSFVRGILNTEEISAILASRPILKSDSAGSIYGTLILGQFIDPSKINTLSEISPHNIQLYKIDSPEADQILKDSPNDFLEGKKMHSKVINDSTINGYYILKDIYGAPGLLLEIEVPRNIYLALKKARFYFLGGMLGFGLLFEIAFLLVLEKGILSKIFSLEKGVKEISTKKDYSSRLNIHGDDEIDSLASNINEMIENIQKSSIVLKESEERYRTLFEESMDAIWTTELDGKIIAANEASAKLLDIPLNQLIGSNILDFYESPGDRIEFQNKVAELGSVKEYPLDLITKKGQRVYCLISFSAWRSNKGEIIGYRGIVHNITTRKLYEKQLLELNDTLKVINKILRHDILNELTVVMSICDLIETGDNRLKDKMIKTIYKSVNLIEKMRELEQAVTSGGQMKIYNLQDVINEVIKNYPNISFSISGDCNVVADGALNSVIDNLVRNAIVHGKTDRIDFKIENEERFCFMKVIDYGKGISEDIKKNIFDEGVSFGENKGSGLGLYIVKKVIERYGGTITVEDNKPSGTIFAVKLRKTYEFS from the coding sequence TTGAATCTTCACAGAAAAAGTAGACTAATTATTTCTTTGATGGTTATAGTTTCAACTATCTTAGTTTCCTTATTTTCTGGATTATTTATAATGGGGACATCTAATGAAATTGAAAATGACGCTATAACAAAGGAAATTGAGAAAACTGTCAAAATAATTAATTACGAAATATTAAACCTGGATTCAACTACAATTGATTGGGCATTCTGGGACGATACTTATTACTTTGCGATAGATAAAAACAATGACTATGTAGCCAATAATCTTATGGATGATACTTTTTCTTACCTAGAAATTAATTTTTTTATTATCTTGGGTACTGACGGTAAAATAATTTATAAAAAAGCTTATGACTTAGCTGAAGAAAAAGAAATAGATTTTCCTATAAGTTTAGAAAATTCAATATCTAATAATGAAACATTTTTACTAACAAAATCAGACAGCTTCGTAAGAGGGATCCTAAACACCGAAGAAATATCTGCTATTTTAGCATCTCGGCCGATTTTAAAAAGTGATTCCGCAGGCTCTATATATGGGACACTTATACTTGGTCAGTTTATAGATCCAAGTAAAATTAATACTTTATCAGAAATATCCCCACATAATATCCAATTATATAAAATAGATTCTCCAGAAGCAGATCAGATCTTGAAAGACTCACCTAATGATTTCTTAGAAGGAAAAAAGATGCATTCGAAAGTAATTAACGATTCTACAATTAATGGCTATTATATCTTGAAAGATATATACGGGGCACCAGGGCTCCTACTTGAAATTGAAGTGCCCAGGAACATATACTTAGCATTAAAGAAAGCAAGATTCTATTTTTTAGGGGGAATGTTGGGATTTGGTCTTCTTTTTGAGATAGCATTCCTTCTAGTACTAGAAAAGGGAATCCTTTCAAAAATTTTCAGTCTCGAAAAAGGAGTAAAGGAAATATCAACAAAAAAGGATTATTCTTCTAGATTAAATATTCACGGGGATGATGAGATTGATTCGCTTGCCTCTAATATTAATGAAATGATTGAAAATATACAAAAATCATCTATAGTACTAAAAGAGAGTGAAGAGAGGTATCGAACTTTATTTGAGGAATCGATGGATGCAATCTGGACTACGGAGTTAGATGGTAAAATTATCGCTGCAAATGAAGCTTCAGCAAAATTACTCGATATCCCTCTAAATCAATTGATTGGCTCAAATATCCTAGATTTCTATGAATCCCCAGGGGATAGAATTGAATTTCAAAATAAAGTCGCCGAATTAGGTTCAGTTAAAGAATACCCCCTAGATTTAATTACTAAAAAAGGGCAAAGAGTATATTGCCTTATTTCTTTTTCTGCTTGGCGGAGCAATAAAGGGGAGATTATTGGTTACCGTGGGATTGTCCACAACATAACAACTAGAAAATTATATGAAAAACAATTATTAGAATTAAATGATACTCTTAAAGTAATAAACAAAATATTAAGGCATGACATATTGAATGAACTCACTGTAGTCATGTCTATATGTGATTTGATAGAGACTGGGGACAATCGTCTAAAAGATAAAATGATAAAAACAATATACAAGTCAGTTAATCTAATTGAAAAGATGAGAGAGCTTGAGCAAGCTGTAACTTCAGGTGGGCAAATGAAGATATACAATCTTCAAGATGTAATAAATGAAGTAATCAAAAATTACCCCAATATAAGCTTCTCAATTTCTGGAGATTGTAATGTTGTTGCAGACGGAGCACTTAATTCTGTAATTGATAATCTTGTCCGCAATGCTATTGTACATGGAAAAACAGATAGAATTGACTTCAAGATAGAAAATGAAGAAAGATTTTGCTTCATGAAAGTTATAGACTATGGTAAAGGGATTTCTGAAGATATAAAAAAGAATATTTTTGATGAAGGGGTAAGTTTCGGTGAGAACAAGGGAAGTGGTCTTGGTCTCTATATCGTGAAAAAAGTAATTGAACGTTATGGCGGCACCATAACAGTGGAAGACAATAAGCCAAGTGGCACTATCTTCGCGGTAAAATTAAGAAAAACATATGAATTTAGCTAA
- a CDS encoding nucleoside phosphorylase: MELQYHIKCKDGDIFPYVIMPGDPNRVNLIGSFMEDVKQIASNREYTTISGYYKGVGISVTSTGIGAPSTSIAIEELARIGAKTLIRVGSAGALEETIKCGDLIINTASVRYDGATKDYVNPFYPAVASYEVTLALIEACEKLNYRYHVGIGASRDTFYGGQERPSFGDYHQSFMDDLIDDLEKAKVLNLEMEASTVFTLSSLFGLRAGAILAVFGNRKTQEFEVKGEEEAAKATLESIKILSDWDKIKEKKNKKYLYPSLI, from the coding sequence ATGGAACTTCAATATCATATTAAGTGTAAGGATGGCGATATATTTCCTTACGTTATCATGCCAGGGGACCCAAATAGGGTAAATTTAATTGGGAGCTTTATGGAGGATGTCAAGCAAATTGCATCCAACAGGGAGTATACTACCATTTCGGGGTATTACAAGGGTGTTGGGATAAGTGTTACATCTACGGGAATTGGCGCACCCTCAACTTCCATTGCAATAGAAGAGTTAGCGAGGATTGGTGCAAAGACTTTGATTAGGGTGGGGAGCGCTGGGGCATTGGAAGAAACAATAAAATGTGGGGATTTAATAATAAACACAGCTTCAGTCAGATATGACGGTGCAACGAAAGATTATGTCAATCCATTTTACCCCGCAGTTGCGTCCTACGAAGTAACTCTTGCGTTAATAGAAGCATGTGAAAAACTTAATTATAGATATCATGTCGGCATTGGTGCCAGCAGAGATACATTTTATGGCGGGCAGGAGAGGCCTTCTTTTGGGGATTATCATCAGTCTTTCATGGATGATCTAATAGATGATCTGGAAAAAGCTAAAGTTTTAAATTTGGAGATGGAGGCATCAACAGTTTTTACACTTTCAAGTCTTTTTGGACTTAGGGCAGGAGCAATACTTGCTGTATTCGGAAATCGCAAGACTCAAGAGTTTGAGGTTAAAGGAGAAGAAGAGGCTGCAAAAGCAACACTTGAGTCGATAAAGATTCTCTCTGATTGGGATAAGATTAAAGAAAAAAAGAATAAAAAATACCTCTATCCCTCTTTAATCTAA
- a CDS encoding molybdopterin molybdotransferase MoeA, whose translation MKEFKSLLSYNKALELVKAHSKVFDSEIIALNDSLDRIISEDIYSPFDSPGFDRSAMDGYAIQAKDTFSISEGSHVTLEIIDSITAGKVSHKVVAAGTAIEIMTGAMIPKGADSVVMQEFTDREKDKVHIYKKVFPYLHVSRKGEDIRKGDLILKKGTIIGPEHLSLLKSLGIEKIVVKKLPRISIIVTGDELVEDANEVESGKIIDSNSIMLSSLSIRAFCKVVHKFRVPDDQEEILKVINISKKDSDIILITGGSSFGKKDYLPKIIENIVFHGVTIKPGKPIGFSIQGIPIFIMSGYPVASFVQFYLFVVPYLENILKTKILKSVDLTFSENYSSELGRVEFVRCILKDSEIYPVRLSGSGVISSISSSTGYALINENTEGVNKGEKCRFYYYL comes from the coding sequence ATGAAAGAGTTCAAATCATTGCTATCCTACAACAAGGCGTTAGAACTAGTTAAAGCTCATTCAAAAGTCTTTGATTCTGAAATCATTGCCCTTAATGATTCTTTGGATAGGATAATCTCTGAGGATATATATTCGCCTTTTGATTCACCAGGTTTTGATAGATCTGCAATGGATGGCTATGCGATACAGGCTAAAGATACATTTTCAATATCTGAAGGCTCTCACGTTACTCTAGAAATAATTGATTCGATAACTGCTGGAAAAGTATCCCATAAAGTGGTAGCCGCGGGCACTGCAATAGAGATTATGACTGGGGCAATGATCCCAAAAGGTGCGGATTCTGTAGTAATGCAGGAGTTCACAGATAGAGAAAAAGATAAAGTTCACATTTACAAAAAAGTCTTCCCCTATCTTCATGTTTCTAGAAAAGGCGAGGACATAAGAAAAGGGGATCTTATATTAAAGAAAGGAACTATTATAGGCCCCGAACATCTTTCACTATTAAAATCACTTGGTATCGAAAAAATTGTTGTTAAGAAGCTTCCAAGGATCTCGATTATAGTAACAGGTGACGAATTAGTTGAAGACGCAAATGAAGTAGAAAGTGGAAAGATAATCGATTCAAATTCAATAATGTTGTCTTCACTATCGATAAGGGCTTTTTGTAAAGTAGTCCACAAATTTAGAGTACCCGACGATCAGGAAGAAATTTTAAAAGTTATTAATATCTCTAAGAAAGATTCAGACATTATATTAATTACAGGGGGTAGCTCATTCGGCAAAAAAGATTATCTTCCAAAAATTATAGAAAATATTGTATTTCACGGGGTAACAATTAAGCCAGGTAAACCAATAGGATTTTCTATTCAAGGCATCCCAATATTCATCATGTCAGGATACCCCGTAGCTTCCTTTGTCCAATTCTATCTCTTTGTAGTCCCTTATTTAGAAAATATCCTCAAAACAAAAATATTGAAATCAGTTGATTTAACATTCTCCGAGAATTATTCTTCTGAATTAGGGAGAGTCGAATTCGTAAGGTGTATCTTAAAAGACAGTGAGATTTATCCGGTAAGGCTTTCTGGTTCTGGGGTGATTTCTTCTATTTCTAGTTCTACTGGCTATGCACTAATCAATGAAAATACAGAAGGGGTAAATAAAGGAGAGAAGTGTAGATTTTACTACTATTTGTGA
- a CDS encoding phosphatase PAP2 family protein: MNIIIINTFSLILFLVIFLEVLNSGTLVQFDLFINMAIPQIRNSFFTSLSILIDVIFDLVSMIVISILLSVFLLRRYCKKFALFFSMTILLDAIVLLVLKEIIMRARPLNGIISKTDFSFPSGHTADAVVFFGFLTYLIMHKSESRAIKGVTISISSFMILLIGFSRIYLNVHWLTDVIGGFALGLFILTGSILLKEYTGKLSCNPKNSDNSLDST, encoded by the coding sequence GTGAATATAATCATTATTAACACATTTTCCTTAATATTATTTCTCGTAATATTTCTAGAAGTGTTGAATAGTGGAACATTAGTTCAATTTGACTTATTTATTAATATGGCAATACCTCAAATCAGGAATTCTTTCTTTACGTCATTATCAATTCTAATTGATGTTATTTTTGATCTTGTATCCATGATTGTAATATCTATATTATTATCCGTATTTCTTTTGAGAAGGTACTGTAAAAAATTTGCCCTGTTTTTTTCAATGACTATATTGTTAGATGCTATAGTATTATTAGTATTAAAAGAGATAATTATGAGGGCAAGACCCTTAAATGGAATTATATCTAAAACAGACTTTTCATTTCCAAGTGGCCATACGGCTGATGCGGTGGTATTTTTTGGATTTCTAACTTATCTTATTATGCACAAGAGTGAATCTCGTGCGATAAAAGGGGTCACAATAAGCATTTCATCTTTTATGATCTTATTAATAGGATTTTCAAGAATATACCTAAATGTCCACTGGTTGACAGACGTCATAGGCGGATTTGCGTTAGGACTGTTTATACTAACGGGAAGCATATTACTTAAAGAATATACGGGAAAATTAAGCTGTAATCCAAAGAATAGTGACAATTCACTTGATAGCACTTAG
- a CDS encoding RtcB family protein — MGELKKVSEFVYEIEKKGEMKVPARIYADDKLIVKMKEDLTLKQAENVSCLKGIEGYSFVMPDGHQGYGFPIGGVAAMDYENGIISPGGVGYDINCGVRLLKSDLTHDDVFEKRKDIIDSIFKNVPSGLGSQGKVRLSSKDLDEVLMVGAKWAVDEDYGWKKDLKRIESEGSMEGDPSKVSSNAKKRGMPQLGSLGSGNHFLEMQVIDEIYDEKIAAGFGLREGQICFMMHTGSRGCGHQICSDYIQTMEGAHKKYNIKIPDRELVCAPVHSKEGEDYFKAMSSGANFAWANRQMITHWIRESISKVIDEDPEDLGLEILYDVAHNIAKLEKHNGKKYCVHRKGATRAFWKGREELPKEYEDIGQPVIIPGDMGTASYIMVGIKSSSQTFGSTCHGAGRVLSRSAAIKKFRGEDIIKMLEKQNIYVKAASPKVVAEEAPDVYKDIHNVVDVCDKAGLAKKVAKLRPIGVAKG; from the coding sequence ATGGGAGAGCTAAAGAAAGTATCTGAATTTGTGTATGAGATTGAGAAAAAAGGTGAGATGAAAGTACCAGCTAGGATTTATGCCGATGACAAACTTATAGTTAAAATGAAGGAAGACCTGACATTAAAACAGGCGGAGAATGTATCTTGCCTTAAAGGGATTGAAGGTTATTCTTTTGTCATGCCTGATGGCCACCAGGGCTATGGATTCCCCATAGGTGGGGTCGCCGCAATGGATTATGAAAATGGCATCATATCCCCTGGGGGGGTCGGATACGACATAAACTGCGGGGTAAGGCTTCTAAAATCTGACTTAACTCATGATGATGTTTTTGAGAAAAGAAAGGATATTATTGATTCTATATTCAAAAATGTCCCTTCTGGGCTCGGTTCCCAGGGCAAGGTAAGATTATCTTCTAAAGATCTTGATGAGGTCCTGATGGTCGGGGCAAAATGGGCAGTTGATGAGGACTACGGCTGGAAAAAAGACCTGAAGCGCATTGAGAGCGAAGGCAGCATGGAAGGAGACCCAAGCAAGGTCAGCAGCAACGCAAAGAAGAGAGGGATGCCTCAGCTAGGAAGTCTTGGCAGCGGTAATCATTTCCTTGAAATGCAGGTTATCGATGAGATTTATGATGAAAAAATAGCTGCTGGATTTGGGCTCCGGGAAGGGCAGATCTGTTTTATGATGCATACAGGATCTAGAGGGTGCGGTCATCAGATATGCTCTGACTATATCCAGACAATGGAAGGGGCGCATAAAAAATACAATATAAAAATTCCAGATAGGGAGCTGGTATGCGCACCCGTCCACTCTAAAGAAGGGGAGGATTATTTCAAAGCCATGAGTTCAGGTGCTAACTTTGCATGGGCGAACAGGCAGATGATAACGCACTGGATAAGAGAATCTATTTCAAAAGTGATAGATGAGGATCCAGAAGATCTAGGATTAGAAATACTTTACGATGTTGCCCATAATATAGCCAAGCTCGAAAAACACAACGGCAAGAAGTACTGCGTCCATAGAAAAGGTGCAACAAGGGCATTTTGGAAAGGAAGAGAAGAACTACCAAAAGAATATGAAGACATTGGGCAGCCAGTTATAATCCCCGGTGATATGGGGACAGCATCTTACATAATGGTTGGAATTAAATCATCCAGTCAAACATTCGGCTCGACATGCCATGGTGCTGGAAGAGTACTTTCAAGGAGTGCAGCGATTAAGAAATTTAGGGGCGAAGACATAATTAAAATGCTTGAAAAACAAAATATATATGTCAAGGCAGCCTCTCCAAAGGTCGTTGCCGAAGAGGCGCCTGACGTATACAAAGATATCCACAACGTAGTGGATGTATGCGATAAAGCAGGGCTTGCAAAGAAGGTTGCAAAATTAAGGCCAATAGGGGTGGCTAAAGGATAG
- the rtcA gene encoding RNA 3'-terminal phosphate cyclase codes for MLEIDGSFGEGGGQILRTSLALSVLTETPVHVYNIRRNRPREGLAPQHLKTISAIEELTGSIAEGKSISSTEIKFIPKNEFKRKIMINIGTAGSITLLLQSLMVLLPFLENKTTVGVYGGTDVPWSPQIDYLREVTVPTLERMGYSISIGKITRGYYPEGGGYAEIEVKPVKKLKSIQIDKFEKLSKIQGISYSTNLPENVTERQKKSARCVISREGITPNIKLQVEKDSSQRIGSGIFLFSKDKDSIIGDGSLGERGKRAEEVGQEGAKQFMEKYSEGFDCHLSDQLVPYMALAEGTSSIYTKNTSHLETNISILEKFYDIKFLWKDNLLEVEGIGLENVYID; via the coding sequence ATGCTTGAAATAGATGGTAGTTTTGGGGAAGGAGGAGGCCAGATACTCAGGACTTCACTAGCCCTATCTGTTTTAACAGAAACTCCTGTCCACGTCTATAATATCAGGAGGAACAGGCCAAGGGAAGGATTAGCCCCGCAGCACTTGAAAACAATATCTGCAATTGAAGAGCTCACTGGCTCGATAGCAGAAGGGAAATCAATAAGCTCAACTGAAATTAAGTTTATACCCAAAAATGAGTTCAAAAGAAAGATCATGATTAATATTGGAACTGCAGGGAGCATTACTCTGCTATTGCAGTCCCTCATGGTACTTTTACCCTTTTTAGAAAATAAAACAACTGTCGGCGTCTACGGGGGGACAGATGTCCCATGGAGCCCCCAGATAGACTATCTTAGGGAAGTAACTGTACCGACTCTAGAGAGGATGGGGTACAGTATTTCAATCGGCAAAATAACGAGAGGGTACTATCCAGAAGGCGGGGGTTACGCCGAGATAGAGGTAAAACCTGTTAAAAAACTTAAATCAATCCAAATCGACAAATTTGAAAAATTGTCAAAAATTCAGGGTATTTCTTACTCCACAAATCTCCCTGAAAATGTTACTGAACGGCAAAAAAAATCCGCAAGGTGTGTGATTTCTAGAGAAGGTATCACGCCTAACATCAAACTTCAAGTTGAAAAGGATTCAAGCCAAAGGATCGGCTCCGGCATATTCCTTTTTTCAAAAGATAAGGACTCAATCATCGGAGACGGGTCATTGGGTGAAAGAGGGAAAAGGGCAGAAGAGGTGGGCCAAGAGGGGGCAAAACAGTTTATGGAGAAGTATTCGGAAGGGTTTGATTGTCACCTATCCGACCAACTAGTCCCATATATGGCTCTAGCGGAGGGGACATCTTCTATATATACCAAAAATACTTCTCATCTTGAGACAAATATCTCGATTTTGGAGAAATTTTACGATATTAAATTTTTATGGAAGGATAATTTGTTAGAAGTAGAGGGCATTGGGCTTGAAAATGTTTATATAGATTGA